The genome window GATGTGCTGACCCTGGACGTCGAGATGCCCAAGATGGACGGCCTCGACTTCCTCGAGAAGCTGATGCGCCTGCGCCCGATGCCGGTGCTGATGGTGTCCTCGCTGACCGAGCGCGGTTCGGAAATCACGATGCGGGCGCTGGAACTGGGCGCCGTCGACTTCGTGACCAAGCCCAAGATCTCGATCCAGACCGGGATGCGCGAGTATGCCGAATTGATCGCGGACAAGATCCGGGGCGCCTCGCGCGCCCGCATCGCGCCGCGCAGCGTGCACGCGAGCACGCCCAGCGTGCCGCTGTCGGCCCTGCGCAGCCCCCTGATCTCGTCGGAAAAACTGATCATCATCGGCGCCTCCACCGGCGGCACCGAGGCGATCCGCGAATTCCTGATGCAGATGCCCTCGGACTGCCCGGGCATCCTGATCGCCCAGCACATGCCGGAAGGCTTCACCTCGTCCTTCGCCAAGCGCCTCGATTCGCTGTGCAAGATCAGCGTGGTCGAGTCCCAGGGCAACGAGCGGGTGCTGCCCGGCCATGCTTATATTGCTCCTGGGCATTCGCACCTGCTGCTGACCCGTTCCGGCGCCAACTACATGACCCGGATCGAGCAAAGCCCGCCGGTGAACCGTCACCGTCCTTCGGTGGACGTGCTGTTCCGCTCCGCCGCACAGGCAGCCGGCAAGAACGCGGTTGGTGTTATCCTCACCGGCATGGGCAAGGACGGTGCGCAGGGCATGCTGGAAATGCGCCAGGCCGGGGCCCACAACTTCGCCCAGGACGAGGCGACTTCGGTCGTGTTCGGCATGCCGCGCGAGGCGATCGCGATCGGCGCCGCCCACGACGTGGGTCCTTTGCAGGCGCTGCCGCGCATGGTGCTCGAGCACCTGGCCGCGCAGGGCAGCCGGGCGTTGCGCGTTTGATCCGTATACGGTGCTTCAGAGACCATTTTATCGCCGTAGAGCAACAAAAATGCTATTCTTGAGGCTGCAGATTGCAGCGCTCACCATCTAACCAGATTAAAAAGATTCAAACGGAGTAATTCATGGCTGATCCAAAGATGCGTTTTTTGGTTGTTGACGATTTCTCGACGATGCGACGCATTGTCCGGAATCTGTTGAAGGAACTGGGTTACGCCAACGTCGACGAGGCTGAAGATGGCGTGATGGCGCTCGCCAAGCTGCGCAGCGAACAATTCGACTTCGTGGTGTCGGACTGGAACATGCCGAACATGGACGGCCTGACCATGCTGCAGAACATCCGTGCCGATCCCGCGCTGGCCAAGCTGCCGGTGCTGATGGTGACTGCGGAAGCGAAGAAGGAAAACATCATCGCCGCGGCCCAGGCCGGCGCCAGCGGCTACGTGGTCAAGCCGTTCACGGCCGCCACCCTGGACGAGAAGCTGAACAAGATCTTCGAGAAACTCGAGAAGAGCGGAGCCTGAAATGCTTGAGCCTCAAGCCGAGCAGGCCCAGGCATCTCATGAAGAGGTCTTGAGCCGGATCGGACACATGACCCGCGCGCTCCACGAGAACCTG of Massilia sp. KIM contains these proteins:
- the cheY gene encoding chemotaxis response regulator CheY is translated as MADPKMRFLVVDDFSTMRRIVRNLLKELGYANVDEAEDGVMALAKLRSEQFDFVVSDWNMPNMDGLTMLQNIRADPALAKLPVLMVTAEAKKENIIAAAQAGASGYVVKPFTAATLDEKLNKIFEKLEKSGA
- a CDS encoding chemotaxis response regulator protein-glutamate methylesterase, producing MKTKVLIVDDSALIRSVMSEIVNSQPDMEVVATAPDPLVARELIKKHNPDVLTLDVEMPKMDGLDFLEKLMRLRPMPVLMVSSLTERGSEITMRALELGAVDFVTKPKISIQTGMREYAELIADKIRGASRARIAPRSVHASTPSVPLSALRSPLISSEKLIIIGASTGGTEAIREFLMQMPSDCPGILIAQHMPEGFTSSFAKRLDSLCKISVVESQGNERVLPGHAYIAPGHSHLLLTRSGANYMTRIEQSPPVNRHRPSVDVLFRSAAQAAGKNAVGVILTGMGKDGAQGMLEMRQAGAHNFAQDEATSVVFGMPREAIAIGAAHDVGPLQALPRMVLEHLAAQGSRALRV